The following are from one region of the Nicotiana tabacum cultivar K326 chromosome 3, ASM71507v2, whole genome shotgun sequence genome:
- the LOC107799609 gene encoding pentatricopeptide repeat-containing protein At4g35850, mitochondrial produces MKLLRTLSGPRNLLIRTIGRRNFAATPEEYAKRNYANNEAEYSTVISSLTAQRRHYLLRDVYDDMMLDGVKPERDTFHSLLIGTMKGARLQDAFFFRDEMKAMGLVPDVALYNFMISTCGKCKNSEQAVRLLEEMKRFEVKPTGQTYICLLNACAAAGRVDRVYAIVRDMTAAGLGLNKFCYAGLIAAHKNKEPVTDDVASKILELVEQSKGWSAVEAPSDIPVRSMMGMSEEELYNIPTAEFVFRRGGFLNREFTVYHVAFHACADLKNVEAIDTLLEMLSKDGKTPDVFILMETMRCYLHSGDLQRGRKLFEDYMSSEKPPMIELYVTLVEGAMVGYTPDGMQLAQETLVNMNSRNFFLSPKMGSDLLLVAAGEKTGGYTTANLIWDMMQARKIVPTFPAVQAYYDGLKVREIPADDPRLQLVSRTYNNLRKRFGGGGGGGVGRP; encoded by the exons ATGAAGCTCCTCCGAACCCTCTCTG GACCCAGAAATCTACTGATTCGAACTATAGGGCGTCGAAACTTCGCGGCTACACCGGAAGAGTACGCAAAGAGAAACTACGCTAACAATGAGGCTGAATACAGCACTGTTATTAGCTCTCTAACTGCTCAGCgaag GCATTATTTGTTGAGGGATGTTTATGATGACATGATGCTGGATGGTGTAAAGCCAGAGAGAGATACATTTCATTCGCTTCTTATTGGGACAATGAAGGGTGCTCGATTGCAAGATGCTTTCTTTTTCCGTGACGAAATGAAAGCCATGGGCTTGGTCCCTGAT GTTGCATTGTACAATTTCATGATATCTACATGTGGAAAATGCAAAAATTCAGAACAAGCAGTACGG CTTTTGGAAGAAATGAAGAGATTTGAAGTCAAGCCTACTGGACAGACCTATATCTGTCTCCTCAATGCGTGTGCAGCTGCTGGTCGGGTAGACAGAGT GTATGCAATTGTTAGGGACATGACTGCTGCTGGTCTTGGTCTTAATAAATTCTGCTATGCTGGACTTATAGCTGCTCACAAGAATAAGGAACCTGTCACTGATGATGTAGCTTCCAAG ATTCTTGAGCTAGTTGAGCAGTCCAAGGGTTGGTCAGCAGTTGAAGCACCTAGTGACATTCCAGTAAGATCCATGATGGGCATGTCCGAAGAAGAACTTTACAATATCCCAACTGCTGAGTTTGTTTTCCGGCGTGGTGGATTTTTAAATAGGGAATTCACCGTTTATCatgttgcatttcatgcctgtGCAGACCTAAAAAATGTGGAG GCGATCGATACACTTCTTGAGATGCTTAGCAAGGACGGTAAAACACCTGATGTGTTCATTTTGATGGAAACCATGAG gtgttatcttcattctggggATCTGCAACGTGGTCGCAAACTGTTTGAGGACTACATGAGTTCGGAAAAACCACCTATGATTGAATTATATGTG ACACTTGTTGAGGGAGCAATGGTCGGTTACACTCCTGACGGGATGCAACTCGCTCAAGAGACACTG GTAAACATGAACTCCAGGAACTTCTTCTTGAGTCCTAAAATGGGAAGTGATCTCCTTCTTGTTGCTGCGGGTGAAAAG ACTGGTGGATATACTACTGCAAATCTGATATGGGACATGATGCAAGCTCGTAAAATCGTACCAACATTTCCTGCTGTTCAAGCATACTACGACGGCTTGAAG GTTCGGGAGATACCAGCTGATGATCCAAGACTGCAACTAGTTTCTCGAACCTACAATAATCTGAGAAAGAGGTTTGGTGGGGGAGGTGGTGGAGGAGTTGGACGACCGTAG
- the LOC107771807 gene encoding pre-rRNA-processing protein esf2 produces the protein MGKDELDVEKTSSACADDQREDEAKTEVRKVKKKKKSLKDAVKGEKRGVCHVRRVPPRMDHVKLRQVLSQFGEIQRIYLVPEAAAAQMNRKRAGGFRGQAFSEGWVEFMKKSVAKRVANMLNGQQIGGRKRSAFYYDIWNIKYLSKIKWDDITDEIAKRHAVHEQKLALELSAATRERDFYLTQVDKSRALSSIEERIKKRQKVQQESGEISDLPSEQFEPKVIRQFTQKKPVAGEAGKIKPRLSKDILAGVFGGQ, from the exons ATGGGCAAAGATGAATTGGACGTTGAAAAAACAAGTTCAGCATGTGCAGACGATCAGAGGGAAGATGAAGCTAAAACAGAAGTGCGAAaagttaaaaagaagaaaaagtcaCTTAAAGATGCTGTGAAGGGTGAAAAGCGTGGAGTTTGTCACGTGCGTAGAGTACCGCCTCGTATGGACCACGTGAAACTTCGTCAGGTTCTTTCTCAGTTTGGAGAAATTCAGAGGATTTATCTTGTACCTGAAG CTGCTGCTGCTCAAATGAATCGGAAACGGGCAGGTGGATTCCGAGGGCAAGCATTTTCAGAAGG GTGGGTTGAATTTATGAAAAAGAGTGTTGCCAAGAGGGTTGCAAATATGTTAAATGGTCAACAAATAG GTGGAAGGAAGAGATCAGCATTCTATTATGACATTTGGAATATCAAGTACTTGTCTAAAATCAAATGGGATGATATTACTGATGAGATTG CAAAAAGGCATGCAGTTCACGAGCAGAAACTAGCTTTGGAGCTTTCTGCTGCTACAAGGGAGCGTGATTTCTACCTTACACAAGTTGATAAGTCCCGTGCTTTAAGTTCTATTGAGGAACGAATAAAGAAG AGGCAAAAGGTCCAACAAGAATCTGGGGAAATTTCTGATCTCCCAAGTGAACAGTTTGAGCCAAAGGTGATACGGCAATTTACACAGAAAAAACCTGTGGCAGGTGAAGCTGGGAAAATCAAGCCAAGGCTGTCTAAGGACATTTTGGCCGGA GTATTTGGTGGTCAATGA
- the LOC107771806 gene encoding E3 ubiquitin-protein ligase ATL31-like — MFTFKIQDGLVYIHLLILLFVLSCPMIPNAAAQPSDSSSGPDNQFRYPTVSPAMAIIIVVLIAALFFIAFFSIYIRNRSAANGNSIRQTLSMRRRSAAAATRGLDDLVIGTFPTFTYAEVKDHHIGKGALECAVCLNEFEEDETLRLIPKCDHVFHPECIDAWLKSHVTCPVCRADLSTPQPDEPPVQAAEVPNPDQVGTENLQQNNEVSIQIESDENRMLQQEETSTVRPKVNRTISFNVPNRPMRSFSIKRPKMFNKFRSHSTGHSLVVPGENLDRYTLRLPENVRKEVMNRALLNRTNSCAVTVPTGEGSNIGARSFRRIDRFDQEAKSDQWVFKIAPPFFTRGPSMKSPKVKLDIEEGSTSRSVKMAVKMPSFKCLEPKGDESGLLTDDSARPSAR; from the coding sequence ATGTTTACCTTTAAAATTCAAGATGGGCTCGTCTATATTCATCTCCTCATCCTCCTGTTTGTATTATCATGTCCGATGATTCCAAATGCGGCGGCGCAGCCATCAGATTCTTCTTCTGGACCCGACAATCAGTTCCGGTACCCAACTGTCAGCCCAGCAATGGCCATTATTATAGTGGTTCTCATAGCTGCCTTGTTTTTTATTGCTTTTTTCTCAATTTACATCCGTAATCGCAGCGCCGCTAACGGTAACAGTATCCGTCAAACACTTTCCATGCGCCGCCGTAGTGCTGCTGCTGCTACACGTGGACTTGATGATTTGGTCATAGGGACTTTCCCCACTTTTACCTACGCGGAAGTAAAGGATCATCATATCGGTAAAGGAGCTTTGGAATGTGCTGTATGTTTGAACGAGTTTGAAGAGGACGAAACGCTGCGTTTGATCCCAAAATGTGATCACGTTTTTCACCCTGAATGTATTGATGCTTGGCTTAAGTCTCATGTCACTTGCCCGGTTTGCCGAGCTGACCTTAGTACTCCTCAACCTGATGAACCGCCGGTTCAAGCCGCTGAGGTACCAAACCCTGATCAAGTAGGGACAGAGAATTTGCAGCAAAATAACGAGGTTTCAATACAAATAGAGAGTGATGAAAATCGTATGCTACAGCAAGAGGAGACCTCTACTGTTAGACCGAAAGTTAATCGAACTATAAGTTTCAACGTGCCGAACCGGCCGATGAGGTCTTTTTCTATAAAGAGGCCAAAGATGTTTAACAAGTTCAGGTCACATTCGACCGGCCACTCTTTAGTGGTACCGGGGGAGAATTTGGACCGGTACACTCTCAGATTACCGGAGAATGTTAGAAAAGAGGTAATGAACCGGGCACTACTGAACCGGACAAACAGTTGTGCAGTCACTGTACCAACCGGAGAGGGAAGCAATATTGGTGCGAGGTCATTCAGGAGAATTGACCGGTTCGACCAGGAAGCAAAGTCGGACCAGTGGGTTTTCAAAATTGCACCACCGTTCTTTACTAGAGGTCCATCAATGAAGTCGCCGAAGGTAAAGCTTGATATTGAAGAGGGATCCACATCACGCAGTGTGAAAATGGCAGTCAAAATGCCGTCGTTCAAATGCTTAGAGCCAAAAGGTGATGAATCCGGTTTGCTGACAGATGACTCGGCTCGGCCTTCGGCCCGGTGA
- the LOC107771805 gene encoding ras-related protein RABB1b → MSYDYLFKYIIIGDTGVGKSCLLLQFTDKRFQPVHDLTIGVEFGARMVTIDSRPIKLQIWDTAGQESFRSITRSYYRGAAGALLVYDITRRETFNHLASWLEDARQHANPNMTIMLVGNKSDLSHRRAVSKEEGEQFAKENGLLFLEASARTAQNVEEAFIQTAAKILQKIQEGVFDVSNESSGIKIGYGRTQGPAGPRDGAVAQRGGCCG, encoded by the exons ATGTCTTACGACTATCTCTTCAAGTACATAATCATCGGAGATACAG GAGTGGGGAAATCGTGTTTGCTGCTGCAATTCACTGACAAGAGGTTTCAACCAGTGCATGATCTCACTATTGGAGTCGAGTTTGGGGCTCGTATGGTCACCATTGACAGCCGGCCAATTAAACTCCAAATTTGGGACACT GCTGGACAGGAATCTTTCAGATCCATCACCAGGTCATATTACAGGGGAGCTGCTGGCGCACTTCTGGTTTATGACATCACCAG GAGAGAAACTTTTAATCATCTAGCCAGCTGGCTTGAAGATGCTAGGCAGCACGCAAATCCAAATATGACCATAATGCTAGTAGGAAATAAGAGTGATCTGTCGCACCGTAGAGCTGTCAGTAAAGAGGAGGGAGAacaatttgcaaaagaaaatggGCTTTTGTTTCTTGAGGCATCCGCTAGAACAGCTCAGAATGTTGAGGAG GCCTTTATACAGACTGCTGCTAAGATTCTTCAAAAGATCCAAGAAGGTGTTTTTGATGTCTCCAACGAG TCATCTGGAATCAAGATTGGGTATGGACGTACCCAAGGTCCAGCTGGTCCACGGGATGGAGCGGTTGCTCAAAGAGGTGGATGCTGCGGCTAG